The following are encoded in a window of Pseudomonas sp. JQ170C genomic DNA:
- the lptF gene encoding LPS export ABC transporter permease LptF, which translates to MIVFRYLSREVLVTLSAVSAVLLVIIMSGRFIKYLAQAAQGILDPGVLFLIMGYRLPGFLQLILPLGLFLGILLAYGRLYLESEMTVLSATGMSQQRLLRMTMAPAALVALLVAWLSLGLAPQGVTQVAQIINQQDALTEFDTLVPGRFQTLRDGSRVTYTEQLSEDRGNLAGVFISEKRFSEDKTKERAPSVLVAEKGRQEIGADGNRYLILENGYRYDGNPGQADYRAIKYDTYGVLLPKPEVSEDITDREAIPTSELIGHDGLRERAELQWRLSLPLLVFIVTLMAVPLSRVNPRQGRFLKLLPAILLYMAYLTMLIAVRGALEKGKLPIGLGIWWVHGLFLLIGLGLMYWEPMRLKRAARRAEVAHG; encoded by the coding sequence TTGATCGTCTTCCGTTATCTGTCCCGTGAGGTCCTGGTGACCCTGAGTGCCGTCAGCGCTGTGCTGCTGGTCATCATCATGAGCGGGCGCTTCATCAAGTACCTTGCCCAGGCGGCCCAGGGCATCCTCGATCCGGGTGTGCTGTTTCTGATCATGGGGTATCGCCTGCCGGGCTTCCTTCAATTGATCCTGCCGCTGGGGCTGTTCCTCGGGATTCTCCTGGCCTACGGCCGGCTTTATCTGGAAAGCGAGATGACCGTGCTCTCGGCGACCGGCATGAGTCAGCAGCGCTTGCTGCGCATGACCATGGCGCCAGCGGCACTGGTGGCCTTGCTGGTGGCCTGGCTGAGCCTGGGCCTGGCGCCTCAGGGCGTGACCCAGGTGGCCCAGATCATCAACCAGCAGGATGCCTTGACCGAATTCGACACCCTGGTGCCGGGGCGCTTCCAGACTTTGCGCGACGGCTCGCGGGTGACCTACACCGAGCAATTGTCCGAAGACCGCGGCAACCTGGCCGGCGTGTTCATTTCCGAAAAGCGCTTCTCCGAAGACAAGACCAAGGAGCGTGCGCCCTCGGTACTGGTCGCCGAGAAGGGCCGGCAAGAGATCGGTGCCGACGGCAATCGCTACCTGATCCTGGAGAACGGCTACCGCTACGACGGCAACCCCGGTCAGGCCGATTACCGCGCGATCAAGTACGACACCTATGGCGTACTGCTGCCCAAGCCTGAGGTCAGCGAAGACATCACCGACCGCGAGGCGATCCCGACTTCCGAACTGATCGGCCACGACGGCCTGCGCGAGCGTGCCGAGCTGCAATGGCGCCTGTCGCTGCCGCTGCTGGTGTTCATCGTGACCCTGATGGCGGTGCCGCTGTCGCGGGTCAACCCGCGCCAGGGCCGCTTCCTCAAGCTGCTGCCGGCGATTCTTCTTTATATGGCGTACCTGACAATGCTGATTGCCGTGCGCGGCGCCCTGGAGAAAGGCAAGCTGCCGATCGGCCTGGGTATCTGGTGGGTCCACGGACTGTTCTTGCTCATCGGCCTGGGGCTGATGTACTGGGAGCCGATGCGCCTCAAGCGTGCCGCCCGCCGTGCGGAGGTGGCCCATGGTTAA
- a CDS encoding RDD family protein, with protein sequence MPKPLLQPQGDFPAVGLGRRLAAMFYDFLLCTALLIVTAGIYKMIQMAIIGETRMRAMTDAGALDGDPLLSTVLVFVLFGFFAKFWTHGGQTLGMQVWGIRVQNADGSAISLWQALLRFVVSIASWLCLGLGFIWSLFDKRQRSWHDIYSDTQLVRVPKRTK encoded by the coding sequence ATGCCCAAGCCGTTGTTACAGCCCCAGGGTGACTTCCCCGCCGTTGGCCTCGGTCGGCGCCTGGCGGCCATGTTCTATGACTTCCTGCTGTGTACTGCACTGCTGATCGTGACCGCCGGCATCTACAAGATGATCCAGATGGCAATCATCGGCGAGACGCGCATGCGCGCCATGACCGACGCCGGTGCCCTGGATGGCGACCCATTGCTGTCCACGGTGCTGGTGTTCGTCCTGTTCGGCTTCTTCGCCAAGTTCTGGACCCACGGTGGCCAGACCCTGGGCATGCAGGTGTGGGGCATTCGCGTGCAGAACGCCGATGGCAGCGCCATCAGCCTGTGGCAGGCCCTGCTGCGCTTTGTGGTCTCGATCGCCTCCTGGCTGTGCCTGGGGCTGGGATTCATCTGGTCGTTGTTCGACAAGCGCCAGCGCAGCTGGCATGACATCTACTCCGACACCCAATTGGTACGCGTGCCCAAGCGCACCAAATAA
- the rlmF gene encoding 23S rRNA (adenine(1618)-N(6))-methyltransferase RlmF gives MTTPDKPTLHARNRHQGRYNFPDLIKSSPELGQFMITNPHGKPSIDFANPEAVRVFNRALLKAQYGIQHWDIPADYLCPPIPGRADYIHVLADLLAEENGGEIPRGAQVRALDIGVGANCIYPLLGHSDYRWRFLGSDIDPTALAAAKAIVQANGLDKAISLRQQGNRKHILLGLLKDDERYDLTLCNPPFHASREEATRGSQRKWRALGKADPKRKLPVLNFGGQNNELWCEGGEIRFVSQLVAESATLGQQVLWFTSLVSKASNLPGIQAALKKAGAQMVRIVEMGQGQKQSRMVAWTFQDEASRQAWRQSRWTTR, from the coding sequence ATGACCACACCCGACAAACCGACCCTGCATGCACGCAACCGCCACCAGGGCCGCTACAACTTCCCCGATCTGATCAAGAGCAGTCCCGAACTGGGCCAGTTCATGATCACCAACCCCCATGGCAAGCCCAGCATCGACTTTGCCAACCCCGAAGCCGTACGAGTATTCAACCGTGCCTTGCTCAAGGCCCAGTACGGCATCCAGCACTGGGACATTCCGGCCGACTACCTGTGCCCACCCATTCCAGGCCGCGCCGACTACATCCATGTACTGGCCGACCTGCTGGCCGAAGAGAACGGCGGCGAAATTCCCCGAGGCGCCCAGGTGCGGGCGCTGGATATCGGTGTCGGCGCCAACTGCATCTACCCGCTGCTGGGCCACAGCGACTACCGCTGGCGCTTCCTGGGCTCTGACATCGACCCCACGGCCCTGGCCGCCGCCAAGGCCATCGTCCAGGCCAACGGCCTCGATAAAGCCATCAGCCTGCGCCAGCAAGGCAATCGCAAGCACATCCTGCTAGGCCTGCTCAAGGATGACGAGCGTTATGACCTGACGCTGTGCAACCCGCCCTTCCACGCCTCCCGCGAAGAAGCCACCCGTGGCAGCCAGCGCAAGTGGCGCGCCCTGGGCAAGGCCGACCCCAAGCGCAAGCTGCCGGTTCTGAACTTTGGCGGGCAGAACAACGAACTGTGGTGCGAAGGCGGCGAGATCCGCTTCGTCAGCCAGCTGGTGGCCGAGAGCGCAACCCTGGGCCAGCAGGTGCTGTGGTTCACCTCACTGGTGTCCAAGGCATCCAACTTGCCCGGTATCCAGGCCGCCCTGAAGAAGGCCGGTGCGCAGATGGTGCGTATCGTCGAGATGGGCCAGGGGCAGAAGCAGAGCCGCAT
- a CDS encoding DNA polymerase III subunit chi produces MDKPTALPQSAHLLDDLESIRQLLGDESLEPPLLTDTVEEQIPLLLEEAIVPPVPAPAPAPVVADDPQARRQETLLHLDTELRAAAQLIMQDVINDFTPHIENEIKRRLDARLERLLGQLPE; encoded by the coding sequence ATGGATAAACCCACTGCCTTGCCCCAATCTGCACACCTGCTGGACGACCTCGAGTCGATTCGCCAGCTACTGGGCGACGAATCCCTTGAGCCACCGCTGCTGACCGACACGGTCGAGGAGCAAATCCCGCTGTTGCTCGAAGAGGCCATCGTGCCGCCAGTCCCTGCTCCGGCGCCTGCTCCGGTAGTGGCTGACGATCCACAAGCCCGACGCCAGGAAACCCTGTTGCACCTGGACACCGAGTTGCGCGCCGCTGCGCAGTTGATCATGCAGGACGTGATCAACGACTTTACCCCGCATATCGAGAACGAAATCAAGCGCAGGCTTGATGCCAGACTGGAGCGGCTGCTCGGCCAGCTTCCAGAGTGA
- the gcvT gene encoding glycine cleavage system aminomethyltransferase GcvT, which translates to MSTETLQKTPLHALHLELGARMVPFAGYDMPVQYPLGVMKEHLHTREQAGLFDVSHMGQIRLLGAGAAKALETLVPVDIIDLPTGMQRYAMFTNEHGGILDDLMVANLGNDELFLVVNAACKDQDLAHLRKHIGKHCQIQPLFQERALLALQGPAAVKVLERLAPAVAKMTFMQFQPVQLLGANCFVSRSGYTGEDGFEISVPADQAEALARRLLDEPEVAAIGLGARDSLRLEAGLCLYGHDMNEQTTPIEASLLWAISKVRRADGARAGGFPGAEQIFAQQQSGVARKRVGLLPQERTPVREEAEIVDEAGTVIGKVCSGGFGPTLVGPVAMGYVDSAYTAVDTPVWAIVRGKRVAMKVSKMPFVAQRYYRG; encoded by the coding sequence ATGTCCACCGAAACACTGCAAAAGACCCCGCTGCACGCCCTGCACCTTGAACTGGGTGCGCGCATGGTGCCGTTCGCCGGCTACGACATGCCGGTCCAGTACCCGCTTGGGGTCATGAAAGAACACCTGCATACCCGTGAACAGGCCGGGTTGTTCGATGTCTCGCACATGGGCCAGATCCGCCTGCTGGGCGCCGGCGCCGCCAAGGCCCTGGAAACCCTGGTCCCGGTGGACATCATCGACCTGCCCACGGGCATGCAGCGCTACGCAATGTTCACCAACGAACACGGCGGTATCCTCGATGACCTGATGGTCGCCAACCTGGGCAACGACGAGCTGTTCCTGGTGGTCAACGCCGCCTGCAAGGACCAGGACCTGGCGCACCTGCGCAAGCACATCGGCAAGCACTGCCAGATCCAGCCGCTGTTCCAGGAGCGCGCCCTGCTGGCCCTGCAAGGCCCGGCAGCGGTCAAGGTGCTGGAGCGCCTGGCGCCCGCAGTTGCGAAAATGACCTTCATGCAGTTCCAGCCCGTGCAACTGCTGGGCGCTAACTGCTTTGTCAGCCGCTCTGGCTACACCGGTGAAGACGGTTTCGAGATTTCGGTACCGGCCGACCAGGCCGAAGCACTGGCCCGTCGCCTGCTGGACGAACCGGAAGTGGCAGCCATTGGCCTGGGGGCTCGCGACTCCCTGCGCCTGGAAGCCGGTCTGTGCCTGTACGGCCACGACATGAACGAGCAGACCACCCCGATCGAAGCGAGCCTGCTGTGGGCCATCTCCAAGGTCCGTCGCGCCGATGGCGCCCGCGCCGGTGGTTTCCCGGGTGCCGAGCAGATCTTCGCCCAGCAGCAAAGTGGCGTTGCACGTAAACGCGTCGGTTTGTTGCCGCAGGAACGCACTCCCGTGCGTGAAGAGGCAGAGATTGTCGATGAAGCCGGTACTGTTATCGGCAAGGTATGCAGCGGTGGTTTTGGCCCGACATTGGTCGGCCCCGTTGCAATGGGATATGTAGACAGCGCATATACCGCAGTGGATACCCCGGTATGGGCGATCGTTCGCGGCAAGCGTGTTGCAATGAAAGTCAGCAAGATGCCATTCGTTGCACAGCGCTACTACCGCGGCTGA
- the lptG gene encoding LPS export ABC transporter permease LptG: MVKLDRYIGKSVLVAILAVLGIILGLASLFAFIDEMGDISDSYTLMDAGNFVLLTAPRRLYDMLPMAALIGCLIGLGSLASSSELTIMRAAGVSIGRIVWAVMKPMLVLMLAGILIGEYVAPVTENKAQADRSLAQGSGEAQSSKRGMWHRQGEEFVHINSVQPNGLLYGVTRYRFDNERHLVTSSFARRAQYQDDHWQLSDVTTTHFRGDHTEVVKAPAERWDVTVTPQLLNTVVLAPESLSITGLWDYIHYLSDQGLNNARYWLAFWTKVLQSMVTAALVLMAISFIFGPLRSVTLGQRVFTGVLVGFVFRIAQDLLGPSSQVFGFPPLLAVVIPAAICAGAGWWMLRRAG; the protein is encoded by the coding sequence ATGGTTAAGCTCGACCGCTACATCGGCAAGAGCGTCCTGGTGGCCATTCTTGCCGTGCTCGGGATCATCCTGGGCCTGGCGTCGCTGTTCGCGTTCATCGACGAAATGGGCGACATCAGCGACAGCTACACCCTCATGGATGCCGGCAACTTTGTCTTGCTGACAGCACCACGCCGGCTCTACGACATGCTGCCGATGGCGGCGTTGATCGGCTGCCTGATCGGCCTGGGCAGCCTGGCCAGCAGCAGCGAGCTGACCATCATGCGCGCCGCCGGTGTGTCCATCGGGCGTATTGTCTGGGCGGTCATGAAGCCGATGCTGGTGCTGATGCTGGCCGGTATCCTGATCGGCGAATACGTGGCACCGGTGACCGAGAACAAGGCCCAGGCCGATCGTTCGCTGGCCCAGGGCAGTGGTGAGGCGCAGAGCTCCAAGCGTGGCATGTGGCACCGCCAGGGCGAGGAGTTCGTTCACATCAACTCCGTGCAACCCAATGGCCTGCTGTATGGCGTCACCCGTTATCGCTTTGACAACGAGCGTCACCTGGTCACCTCCAGCTTTGCCCGCCGAGCGCAGTACCAGGACGATCACTGGCAACTGAGCGACGTGACCACCACCCACTTCCGTGGCGATCACACCGAGGTGGTCAAGGCACCTGCCGAGCGCTGGGATGTCACCGTCACTCCGCAACTGCTCAACACCGTGGTGCTGGCGCCGGAGTCGCTGTCGATTACGGGCCTGTGGGATTACATCCACTACCTGTCCGACCAGGGCCTGAACAATGCCCGCTACTGGCTGGCGTTCTGGACCAAGGTGCTGCAGTCGATGGTGACCGCGGCGCTGGTGCTGATGGCCATCTCGTTCATCTTCGGTCCATTGCGTTCGGTCACCCTGGGGCAGCGTGTGTTCACCGGTGTGCTGGTGGGCTTCGTGTTCCGCATCGCCCAGGACCTGCTGGGGCCATCGAGCCAGGTGTTTGGCTTCCCGCCGCTACTGGCGGTGGTGATCCCGGCGGCAATCTGCGCCGGGGCCGGATGGTGGATGTTGAGACGCGCTGGATAG
- a CDS encoding leucyl aminopeptidase, with the protein MELVVKSVAAASLKTATLVLTVGEGRKLGATAKAVDEASAGALSAVLERGDLTGKVGQTLLLQGLANLKAERVLLVGVGKEAELGDRSWRKVVSSVLAVLKGLNGSDAVLALDDVAVTGRDAFYGKTRLLAESLLDGEYVFDQFKSQKAEPRALKKITLLADKAGAGEVERALKHARAIAAGMRFTRDLGNLPPNVCHPSYLAEQAKGLGKAYKGLKVEVLDEKKIKELGMGAFYAVGQGSDQPPRLIVMSHQGGKKSEKPFVLVGKGITFDTGGISLKPGAGMDEMKYDMGGAASVFGTLRAVLELQLPINLVCLLACAENMPSGGATRPGDIVTTMSGQTVEILNTDAEGRLVLCDTLTYAERFKPQAVIDIATLTGACIVALGSHTSGLMGNNDELVGQLLDAGKRADDRAWQLPLFDEYQEQLDSPFADIANIGGPKAGTITAGCFLSRFAKAYNWAHLDIAGTAWISGGKDKGATGRPVPMLTQYLLDRANA; encoded by the coding sequence ATGGAACTGGTTGTAAAGAGCGTAGCCGCTGCATCCTTGAAAACCGCAACGCTGGTGCTGACTGTCGGTGAAGGCCGCAAGCTCGGCGCCACCGCCAAAGCTGTCGATGAAGCCAGCGCCGGTGCCCTGAGCGCCGTGCTCGAGCGCGGCGACCTGACCGGCAAGGTTGGCCAGACCCTGCTGCTGCAAGGCCTGGCGAACCTCAAGGCCGAGCGCGTGCTGCTGGTCGGTGTCGGCAAAGAGGCCGAGCTGGGTGATCGCAGCTGGCGCAAAGTGGTGTCCAGCGTGCTGGCCGTGCTCAAGGGCCTGAATGGCAGCGACGCGGTGCTGGCCCTGGATGACGTCGCCGTCACTGGCCGTGACGCCTTCTATGGCAAGACCCGCCTGCTGGCCGAAAGCCTGCTCGACGGTGAGTATGTCTTCGACCAGTTCAAGAGCCAGAAAGCCGAACCCCGCGCCCTGAAGAAAATCACCCTGCTGGCCGACAAGGCCGGTGCCGGCGAAGTCGAACGCGCCCTCAAGCACGCCCGCGCCATTGCCGCCGGCATGCGCTTCACCCGCGACCTGGGCAATCTGCCGCCGAACGTCTGCCACCCAAGCTACCTAGCCGAGCAGGCCAAGGGCCTGGGCAAGGCCTACAAGGGCCTGAAGGTCGAAGTGCTGGACGAGAAGAAAATCAAGGAACTGGGCATGGGCGCGTTCTACGCCGTTGGCCAGGGCAGCGACCAGCCACCACGCCTGATCGTGATGAGCCACCAGGGCGGCAAGAAATCCGAGAAGCCGTTCGTGCTGGTGGGCAAAGGCATCACCTTCGACACCGGCGGCATCAGCCTCAAGCCAGGCGCCGGCATGGATGAAATGAAGTACGACATGGGCGGTGCCGCCAGCGTCTTCGGCACCCTGCGCGCCGTGCTCGAACTGCAACTGCCGATCAACCTGGTGTGCCTGCTGGCCTGCGCCGAGAACATGCCGAGCGGCGGCGCTACCCGTCCGGGCGACATCGTCACCACCATGAGCGGCCAGACCGTCGAAATCCTCAACACTGACGCCGAAGGCCGCCTGGTGCTGTGCGACACCCTGACCTACGCCGAGCGTTTCAAGCCTCAGGCTGTGATCGACATCGCCACCCTGACCGGTGCCTGCATCGTCGCCCTGGGCAGCCACACCTCGGGCCTGATGGGCAACAACGATGAGCTGGTCGGCCAACTGCTCGACGCCGGCAAGCGTGCCGACGACCGCGCCTGGCAGCTGCCGCTGTTCGACGAATACCAGGAGCAGCTCGACAGCCCGTTCGCCGACATCGCCAACATCGGCGGGCCAAAGGCCGGCACCATCACCGCGGGCTGCTTCCTGTCGCGCTTTGCCAAGGCCTACAACTGGGCTCACCTGGACATCGCCGGCACGGCCTGGATCAGCGGCGGCAAGGACAAGGGCGCCACTGGCCGTCCGGTCCCGATGCTGACCCAGTACCTGCTCGATCGCGCCAACGCCTGA
- a CDS encoding valine--tRNA ligase, with product MDKTYQPHAIETSWYNTWESENYFAPQGAGDSYTIMIPPPNVTGSLHMGHGFNNAIMDALIRFRRMQGRNTLWQPGTDHAGIATQMLVERQLEAKGQNRHDLGREKFLEKVWEWKDQSGGNISRQIRRLGSSVDWSRERFTMDDGLSEAVKEAFVRLHEDGLIYRGKRLVNWDTKLHTAISDLEVENHDEKGHLWNLRYPLADGAKTADGKDYLIVATTRPETMLGDAAVAVNPEDERYKALIGKFVELPLVGRRIPIIGDDYCDPEFGTGCVKITPAHDFNDYEVGKRHNLPLLNIFDKNAFVLPAAQVFNLDGTLNESIDATLPAQYAGLDRFVARKQIVADFDAAGLLVSVDDHALKVPKGDRSGTVIEPWLTDQWYVSTKPLAEPAIAAVEDGRIQFVPKQYENMYFSWMRDIQDWCISRQLWWGHRIPAWYDESGKVYVGRSEEEVRAKHNLGADVVLNQDNDVLDTWFSSGLWTFSTLGWPQQTEFLKTFHSTDVLVTGFDIIFFWVARMIMLTMHLVKNEDGTPQVPFKTVYVHGLVRDGLGQKMSKSKGNVLDPLDIVDGITLDELLEKRTSGLMQPKLAEKIAKQTKAEFPEGIASYGTDALRFTFCSLASTGRDIKFDMGRVEGYRNFCNKIWNAARYVLDKGEDCGQNGEAYELSLADRWIISQLQRTEAEVTRQLEQFRFDLAAQALYEFIWNQYCDWYLELSKPVLWDENAPVERARGTRRTLVRVLEVALRLAHPFMPFITEEIWQRLAPLAGAEGKTIMLQPWPVANESRIDAAAEGDIEWLKELMLGVRNIRGEMNIGPGKPLQLFLKNASAEDQRRLQENEALLKKLAKIESFTVLGEQDEAPLSATALVGDLQVLVPMAGLIDKDAELARLNKEIQRLQGEVQRVGGKLSNAAFVDKAPPAVIDKERAKLAEAEQALANFTEQHARIAAL from the coding sequence ATGGATAAGACCTACCAGCCGCACGCTATTGAAACTTCCTGGTACAACACCTGGGAGTCCGAGAATTACTTCGCCCCGCAAGGCGCAGGCGATTCCTACACGATCATGATCCCGCCGCCGAACGTCACCGGCAGCCTGCACATGGGTCATGGCTTCAATAACGCGATCATGGACGCCCTGATCCGTTTCCGCCGTATGCAGGGTCGCAACACCCTGTGGCAGCCAGGTACCGACCACGCCGGTATCGCCACCCAGATGCTGGTCGAGCGTCAACTCGAAGCCAAAGGCCAGAATCGCCACGACCTGGGTCGCGAGAAATTCCTGGAGAAGGTCTGGGAGTGGAAGGATCAATCCGGTGGCAACATCAGCCGCCAGATCCGCCGCCTGGGCTCGTCGGTCGACTGGAGCCGCGAGCGTTTCACCATGGACGACGGCCTGTCCGAAGCGGTCAAGGAAGCCTTTGTGCGCCTGCACGAAGACGGCCTGATCTACCGCGGCAAGCGCCTGGTCAACTGGGACACCAAGCTGCACACGGCGATCTCCGACCTCGAAGTGGAAAACCACGACGAAAAAGGTCACCTGTGGAACCTGCGCTACCCGCTGGCTGACGGCGCCAAGACCGCCGACGGCAAGGACTACCTGATCGTCGCCACCACCCGTCCGGAAACCATGCTCGGCGACGCCGCCGTGGCCGTGAACCCCGAGGACGAGCGCTACAAGGCGCTGATCGGCAAGTTCGTCGAGCTGCCGCTGGTTGGCCGCCGCATCCCGATCATCGGCGACGACTACTGCGACCCCGAGTTCGGCACCGGCTGCGTGAAGATCACCCCGGCCCACGACTTCAACGACTATGAAGTCGGCAAGCGTCACAACCTGCCGCTGCTGAACATCTTCGACAAGAACGCCTTCGTGCTGCCGGCAGCCCAGGTGTTCAACCTCGACGGCACCCTCAACGAAAGCATCGACGCCACCCTGCCCGCCCAATACGCTGGCCTGGACCGCTTCGTCGCGCGCAAGCAGATCGTTGCCGACTTCGACGCCGCCGGCCTTCTGGTCAGCGTCGACGATCACGCCCTGAAAGTACCGAAGGGCGACCGTTCTGGCACCGTCATCGAGCCATGGCTGACCGACCAGTGGTACGTGTCGACCAAGCCGCTGGCCGAGCCTGCCATCGCCGCCGTTGAAGACGGTCGCATCCAGTTCGTGCCCAAACAGTACGAGAACATGTACTTCTCCTGGATGCGCGATATCCAGGACTGGTGCATCAGCCGCCAGCTGTGGTGGGGCCACCGCATTCCGGCCTGGTACGACGAGTCGGGCAAGGTCTATGTAGGCCGTAGCGAAGAAGAAGTCCGCGCCAAGCACAACCTCGGTGCCGACGTGGTCCTGAACCAGGACAACGACGTCCTCGACACCTGGTTCAGCTCGGGCCTGTGGACCTTCTCGACCCTGGGCTGGCCGCAGCAGACCGAATTCCTCAAGACCTTCCACTCCACCGACGTGCTGGTTACCGGTTTCGACATCATTTTCTTCTGGGTCGCCCGGATGATCATGCTGACCATGCACCTGGTGAAGAACGAGGACGGCACCCCGCAGGTTCCGTTCAAGACCGTGTACGTTCACGGCCTGGTCCGCGACGGCCTGGGCCAGAAGATGTCCAAGTCCAAGGGCAACGTCCTTGACCCGCTGGACATCGTCGATGGCATCACCCTGGACGAGCTGCTGGAAAAACGCACCAGCGGCCTGATGCAGCCCAAGCTTGCCGAGAAGATTGCCAAGCAGACCAAGGCCGAGTTCCCCGAAGGCATTGCCAGCTACGGTACCGACGCCCTGCGCTTTACCTTCTGCTCGCTGGCCTCCACCGGTCGCGACATCAAGTTCGACATGGGCCGTGTCGAGGGCTACCGCAACTTCTGCAACAAGATCTGGAACGCCGCCCGCTACGTGCTGGACAAAGGCGAAGACTGCGGCCAGAACGGTGAAGCCTACGAGCTGTCGCTGGCTGATCGCTGGATCATCTCCCAGCTGCAACGCACCGAAGCCGAAGTGACCCGCCAGCTGGAGCAGTTCCGCTTCGACCTCGCGGCCCAGGCGCTCTACGAGTTCATCTGGAACCAGTACTGCGACTGGTACCTGGAGCTGTCCAAGCCGGTACTGTGGGACGAGAACGCCCCGGTCGAACGCGCCCGCGGCACCCGCCGCACCCTGGTACGCGTGCTGGAAGTGGCCCTGCGCCTGGCGCATCCGTTCATGCCGTTCATCACCGAAGAAATCTGGCAGCGCCTGGCGCCGCTGGCCGGTGCCGAAGGCAAGACGATCATGCTGCAGCCTTGGCCAGTGGCCAATGAAAGCCGCATCGACGCCGCGGCCGAAGGCGATATCGAATGGCTCAAGGAACTGATGCTCGGCGTGCGCAACATTCGCGGCGAAATGAACATCGGCCCGGGCAAGCCACTGCAACTGTTCCTCAAGAACGCCAGTGCCGAAGACCAGCGTCGCCTGCAGGAAAACGAAGCGCTGCTCAAGAAGCTGGCGAAGATTGAATCCTTCACCGTGCTGGGCGAGCAGGACGAAGCACCGCTGAGCGCCACCGCACTGGTAGGCGATCTGCAAGTGCTGGTGCCGATGGCCGGCCTGATCGACAAGGACGCCGAACTTGCACGCCTGAACAAGGAAATTCAGCGCCTGCAGGGCGAAGTCCAGCGTGTGGGCGGCAAGCTGTCCAACGCCGCTTTCGTCGACAAGGCCCCGCCTGCGGTGATCGACAAGGAACGCGCCAAGCTGGCTGAGGCCGAACAGGCCCTGGCCAACTTCACCGAGCAGCATGCGCGGATCGCTGCGCTGTAA
- a CDS encoding cold-shock protein: protein MSQRQSGTVKWFNDEKGFGFITPESGPDLFVHFRAIQGNGFKSLKEGQKVTFIAVQGQKGMQADEVIAEA from the coding sequence ATGTCCCAACGTCAGAGCGGTACCGTCAAGTGGTTTAACGACGAGAAAGGTTTTGGTTTCATCACTCCAGAAAGCGGTCCGGATCTGTTCGTACACTTCCGCGCTATCCAGGGTAACGGCTTCAAGAGCCTGAAAGAAGGCCAGAAAGTCACCTTCATCGCCGTGCAGGGCCAAAAAGGCATGCAGGCTGACGAAGTTATCGCGGAAGCCTGA
- a CDS encoding DNA polymerase III subunit chi yields the protein MSKVDFYILPSDAPSARLDFACKLCDKAWRLGHRVYLHCSDAAQRDELDARLWAFKGEAFVPHSPAEDDPQGSVALGLGDDAGSHQDLLINLDLKVPPFAARFARIAEIVVEEPTIRLAARESYRFYREQGYALQNHRLQRL from the coding sequence ATGAGCAAAGTCGATTTCTATATTCTGCCCAGCGACGCGCCCTCGGCGCGCCTGGATTTTGCCTGCAAGCTCTGCGACAAGGCCTGGCGCCTTGGGCACAGGGTTTACCTGCACTGCAGCGATGCCGCCCAGCGCGATGAGCTGGACGCGCGCCTGTGGGCCTTCAAGGGCGAGGCCTTCGTGCCCCACAGCCCGGCCGAGGATGACCCGCAAGGCAGTGTGGCCCTGGGCCTTGGCGATGACGCCGGCAGCCATCAGGACCTGTTGATCAACCTGGACCTGAAGGTACCGCCGTTCGCCGCGCGCTTTGCCCGCATTGCCGAGATCGTGGTCGAGGAGCCGACGATTCGTCTGGCTGCCCGAGAGAGTTACCGTTTCTACCGCGAACAGGGCTATGCTCTGCAGAATCACCGCTTACAGCGACTCTGA